AATGAACTTTGATCTAAGATCAAAGttgattatactttctgcataccaccCTTAGTGTGGAATACTAGCTCAACATATTCAAATATGCTAGAACAACTAAAAAGCTGTCATTATTTATATGcgaggtaacttgtaagcaagtaCCCGGCCACAtgaatataaacttatttatttaacctttTATAATATACCTAAGATATGAGTACCTAACCCCCCGACCCTCCATACAGAGACGGCATCCGCCTTACACGAGTGGTTGAGATATTATGCAACACCCGGTCTCTCTCATCTACTTTAAGAGTTCCCCCCAATGATATTCTACAGAAGCGACATAATGCATCTGTGAGTTGTGACGAGAATTATTGATGGTTTTCATTCAATTACCACAAAAGGGATCCtatgacatgtttttattaaacgtgttaatataaagttaatttgtATAGTTTACAAGACTATTTTATAATAAgcgattttttattaaaatattaaaaatattttttttattaaatcactttttaaattacagttgAATCAAAAATTGATTGATTACGTGCAATGTTAGTCTTGTTTAGActtctataaatattaataatttttgggttttaaaagttaatttgttttaataataactttcgCTAATTCgctctaatatttttttacaaataataacCCAAATAAGTATCTATCGAATATACATCTAACTTTCACTAGGTGGCGATAGAGTCGTTAAAATCGTTCGGAATTTCCACGAACGACGATCGGAACCAACCAATCACGTCGCACGATATAGTGAAGGGACATCGGGAGAAAACTTTATGTTTGGTTTGGAATATTGCTTCCTATTTTCAggtgtttgtttgtttattataattattgttaatcttgctttgtttgtttattataattagtGTTAATcttggtttgtttgtttcagaTCGTATCAGCGATAAACGAGGGGAAACTCCGAGACGAGATTCGGTTCCTTGATCGAAGTTTGAAGTTGAAACATAAGTTGGATGGAACGAAGGTTAAACATGAGGTATGAGGGTAtggggttcaaggctcactctGGTCACTTATGTGTTTCgtaataacttaaatattaaacattttatgttatattggTAAGGTCCCTGTTAAGACCCTAAGATTTAGGTatattactccaacacccacGAACAAAGACgcaaatatttattgcaaaacttTGGCGACCCAATTTCTTAAactacattttacaaaaccttTGTAAGcatgcaaaaaaattgtttacattCACAATAACAGTCAAAATGCTTTTGTGCGACCTAACCAAATTTCACTATATTAATTTACAGAATGTAGCACCTGCAGGGGAATCCCCACAAACAAGAATGGATATTATAGCTGACCTTTTATTACAATGGTGCAGGTGAGACTTTTGTTATAGGATAAAAACTTGGGTTCCTAGGTTCAAGTCTCAGTGATGCCACTTGAGATAATAATGGTGCATGTTTCTTGTTATAGGGGAAggggaaatattttttagggcTGAAACTTAGAGTCAACTATCGTCAAACTATCGACACGTGTCTTTGGGCACGACACTTGCAAAATATTAGTCGTAAATCTGTATATACCAAACCACGCCTTTGTATGACAGCGCGCATGAGGTATATAGGGGAAAACGcacataacaataaaaactgtAACATATGATTAACTTACCGTACATATTTAACGAACAATGGAAATCATTGTTTCCTTAAACTTTCGAAACTTTTCACCTTCAGGAAAGTTTGTTCGTTCCACGAGTTAAAAGTCGATAATTTCTCGGGATCCTTCACGGATGGTCGAGTTCTATCACGGTTGATCGCACACTACCAACCTTCCATTGTTAGAAGGGAcgatgtttgtgatgtcactacCACCAACTATGATGTAagtatgggggaagatgggttagtgggttggggtaatatgggacatgtttttattctctttattttatcccatttggtaggaaacaaaacatatttttggatttatataaccatatcctcaagACTCTAAAATGGCCATGGTAAAAACACGAtagaaaatgtaataaatgagATATTAATATGGAATGTTATGTggtaacggtgtcccatcttaccccatcctactaactgtttataaatacagtGTAGCTTCTATTTATATCAAATACGTgcagtgtctataaactgcctcagtggggtctagatggtagcatcctgggtgttggggtaatagacctacatcccaggtctcaggtgtgcctcactgaagacctcacccttatagaatagaatgtacaaaCCTTATTATCAACACTAACACCAATACACCACAGGCATCACAAGATACGCATTCATACGAACAACTtgtacaaaatgaaaaggtaaagtcttcaatgttttattaaatatatgttgttttacaagTTAACTTTTGATCacacatttttagttttaaatttattttaatttttacattttttggttttacgtggtttaattttattaaatttaacatgCAACACTAGATAGGTCAACTAGTCtt
The DNA window shown above is from Ciona intestinalis unplaced genomic scaffold, KH HT000835.1, whole genome shotgun sequence and carries:
- the LOC104266080 gene encoding abnormal spindle-like microcephaly-associated protein homolog: MDIIADLLLQWCRKVCSFHELKVDNFSGSFTDGRVLSRLIAHYQPSIVRRDDVCDVTTTNYDASQDTHSYEQLVQNEKSNFSLVKQACYQLGGIPGILRIDDMCGTIPDAKVVKLIVAYLFTRLSDTKSEDR